The Pseudogulbenkiania sp. MAI-1 sequence GGATCACCAGCTGCCAGCCCCAGAAGGTGAAGGCGGCCAGCTTGTCCGAGATCAGTCGGACGTTACAGGTGCGTTGCACCACGTAGTAGGACGTGGCGAACAGGCCGCAGCCGCCGAAGGCGAAGATCACGGCGTTGGTATGCAGCGGGCGCAGGCGGCCGAAGTGGAAGTAGGGCCCAAAATTGAGCTCCGGCCACACCAGCTGGGCGGCGATGACGACGCCCATCAGCATGCCAACAATGCCCCAAACGACGGTCATGATGGCAAACTGGCGCACCACCTTATAGTTATAAGTGGATTGCGATTCCATTTAAGATTTTCTCCAAGGTTGCTAACTCAGAACTTTTTTACAAACCGTATCGACTTGAAGCCCAGCTTTCCGTCCCCATGTGGAAAGGGGCTTCCCGCCGTTGAAATTCCGAACTTGAGATAAATCAAGGGCATGATCGTTGCCCGGGACGCGGCGCTGCGCGCAGTGGCGGCAACAGACGCTGTTCCCCCATTTATTTAACTCGCCATTCTAAAACAATTGCATCAGCCGGACCAGCCGTGGCTTGTGGTTTCGGGCCGTCTCGTCCTGTCTGTGGCCCTGCTGTTTACCTCCCGGGTTGCCCCCGCCCGTTGCTGCGACTCTTCCGGATTATATTGTCATGGGGCAAGGGCCCTTTGATTTGGATCAACTCGCCTTGCCGGGCAGCATTCCGCGCGGCGCGGTGCTAGAATCGGCGCTTTTCGCCATGACAGGTAATTCGCCATGACCGTGCCCGTCCGCTACCAGATACTCCCTCTCTCGCCCGAGGCCCATCTGTTCGAGGTGGTCATGACGGTGGAGCGTCCGGCGCGGGAAGGGCAGATCGTGCGCTTGCCGGCCTGGATTCCCGGCAGCTACCTGATCCGCGAATTCGCGCGCCAGATCGTGACCTTGCAGGCCGAGTCCGCCGGTAAGACGGTGGTGCTGACCCAGCTGGACAAGCACAGCTGGCAGGCGGCGCCGGTGAAGGGGCCTCTCACCCTGCGCTACCAGGTTTACGGCTTCGACCTGTCGGTGCGCGGGGCGTACCTCGACGGCGAGCGCGGCTTCTTCAACGGTACCAGCGTGTTCCTAATGGCGGAAGGCTACCAAAGTAGCCCTTGCGAGGTGGCCATCCTGCCGCCCGAGGGCAAGGAGTTCGCCAACTGGCAGCTCGCCACCAGCCTGCCGGCGCTCGAGGTCAAGAAGAAGACCGGCTTCGGGGTGTACCGCGCCGCCGATTACGACGAGCTGATCGACCACCCGGTGGAGATGGGGTGCTTCGAGCGGGTGAGCTTCAAGGCCTGCGGCGTGCCGCACGAGTTCGTCGTCGCCGGCCGCTTCCGCGCCGATCTCAAGCGCCTGGCGCGCGACGTGAAGAAGATCTGCGAATGGCAGATCGAGCTGTTCGGCCGGCCCGCCCCGTTCGAGCGCTACGTGTTCCTGCTGTTCGTCGGTAAGGACATCTACGGCGGGCTGGAGCACCGCGCCTCGACCGCCCTGGTGGCCAACCGCGACGACCTGCCACAGGCGGGCGATAAGGACATCGGCGACGGCTACCTGCGCCTGTTGGGGCTGATCAGCCACGAATACTTCCATAGCTGGAACGTCAAGCGCCTCAAGCCTGCCGCCTTCTCTCCCTACGACCTGAGCCGGGAGAACCATACCCGCCTGTTGTGGGCGTTCGAAGGCGTGACCTCGTATTACGACGACCTGACTCTGGTACGCTGCGGCCTGATCGACGAGAAGCGCTACCTGGGCCTGTTGGCCGAGACCATCAGCGGGGTCGAGCGCGGTGC is a genomic window containing:
- a CDS encoding M61 family metallopeptidase, which produces MTVPVRYQILPLSPEAHLFEVVMTVERPAREGQIVRLPAWIPGSYLIREFARQIVTLQAESAGKTVVLTQLDKHSWQAAPVKGPLTLRYQVYGFDLSVRGAYLDGERGFFNGTSVFLMAEGYQSSPCEVAILPPEGKEFANWQLATSLPALEVKKKTGFGVYRAADYDELIDHPVEMGCFERVSFKACGVPHEFVVAGRFRADLKRLARDVKKICEWQIELFGRPAPFERYVFLLFVGKDIYGGLEHRASTALVANRDDLPQAGDKDIGDGYLRLLGLISHEYFHSWNVKRLKPAAFSPYDLSRENHTRLLWAFEGVTSYYDDLTLVRCGLIDEKRYLGLLAETISGVERGAGRLKQTLEESSFNAWTKYYRQDENSPNSLVSYYTKGALAALALDLLIRRETGDAKSLDDVMRALWQKWLADGQGLAEDEWERIAERSTGVDLRVFFDLALRSTADLPLVELLATQGVQMALEPADGPNDRGGVVETLAGKSARPVLGVRSAADPLGIRLTHVLDGGAAQQAGLSGGDVVVAIDRLKASDLDKALARFQPGETVKLHAFRRDELMTFNVRLQAAPADTCRLVLQPAGARWLKH